One part of the Pyrinomonadaceae bacterium genome encodes these proteins:
- the corA gene encoding magnesium/cobalt transporter CorA, translating to MITVTCLNTATKEISENCPVPDISDLRQDSQHVIWADVSDPTSQDFTDLAEEFDFHHLSIEDCRNEHQRPKVEEYSGYYFIVLYEASLVGPNDALELRELNIFLGKNFLVTVHSRPIRAIATARRLWEEWLDRSEAGAGLLAYLLIDATVDDYLPLLDIISERMDDLEDSIFGEWRAAVIEEIFMIKKKLLYLRRAITPLRDVFNTLLRREQPIFPRETHVYFQDVFDHLIRVADNIDTLRDMLSSTMDAYLSVSGNRMNKVMKRLTSVSTILMSVTLIAGIYGMNFVFMPELRWRYGYVFALLSIVAVGLALYAYLKKVDWL from the coding sequence TTGATTACCGTAACCTGCCTCAACACCGCGACGAAGGAAATCTCAGAGAACTGTCCGGTGCCGGACATCAGTGACCTTCGTCAGGATTCTCAGCATGTAATTTGGGCCGACGTCAGCGATCCCACGAGCCAGGACTTTACGGACCTGGCTGAAGAGTTCGACTTCCATCATCTGTCGATCGAAGACTGCCGCAACGAGCATCAGCGACCGAAGGTTGAGGAATATTCCGGCTACTATTTCATTGTGCTCTATGAAGCCAGTCTGGTCGGCCCGAACGACGCGTTGGAGTTGCGCGAACTGAATATTTTTCTCGGCAAGAACTTTCTGGTCACGGTTCACAGTCGCCCGATCCGCGCTATCGCCACCGCGCGCCGCCTTTGGGAAGAGTGGCTCGATAGATCGGAAGCGGGCGCGGGACTGCTGGCTTACCTGCTCATCGATGCCACGGTTGATGATTATCTTCCCCTCCTCGACATCATCAGCGAGCGGATGGACGATTTAGAGGATTCGATATTCGGCGAATGGCGCGCTGCGGTCATTGAAGAAATATTCATGATCAAGAAGAAGTTGCTTTACCTGCGCCGCGCCATTACGCCCCTCCGCGATGTTTTTAATACCCTGCTCAGGCGTGAACAGCCGATCTTTCCGCGCGAGACCCATGTTTATTTCCAGGACGTTTTTGATCATCTGATTCGCGTCGCCGACAACATCGACACGCTGCGCGATATGTTGAGCTCAACGATGGACGCTTACTTATCGGTCTCAGGAAATCGTATGAACAAAGTAATGAAGCGCCTGACTTCAGTCTCAACGATTCTGATGTCGGTGACTTTGATCGCGGGCATCTACGGCATGAACTTCGTGTTTATGCCTGAGTTAAGATGG